A genomic segment from Pleurodeles waltl isolate 20211129_DDA chromosome 9, aPleWal1.hap1.20221129, whole genome shotgun sequence encodes:
- the C9H14orf132 gene encoding uncharacterized protein C14orf132 homolog yields MDLSFMAAQLPVLGGAFMDSPNEEFGTDYSLFNSSANVHAAASAPSPPEETTHSSNDAILLWIAIIATIGNIVVVGVVYAFTF; encoded by the coding sequence CTTCCTGTCTTGGGAGGAGCATTCATGGATTCTCCAAATGAAGAATTCGGCACGGATTACTCGCTTTTCAACTCATCGGCCAACGTTCATGCCGCAGCTTCAGCTCCCAGTCCACCGGAAGAGACAACCCATTCCTCGAATGATGCTATATTGCTATGGATTGCCATAATAGCCACCATTGGGAACATTGTGGTGGTTGGCGTGGTGTACGCCTTTACTTTCTAA